A segment of the Brevundimonas sp. M20 genome:
CGTGCCCGAACAGTTCGGACTCGAGCAGATTGTCCGGGATGGCGGCGCAGTTGACGCTGATGAAGGGACGTTCGGCGCGCCTGGACCCGCTGTGCAGGTAGCGGGCCATGACTTCCTTACCGACACCGCTCTCACCGGTGATCAGGATCGAGGCTTCCGAGCGGGCGACCTGATCGGCCAACTGGATGACGTGCTTCATCGACGGGTCGGCCGAAATCATCGGACGTTCGTCGTCGGCGACCGCCGACAGCACCGCCGCGATCAGGTCCGCTTCCGGCGGCAGGGGGATGAACTCCTTGGCGCCCGCGCGAATGGCGTTGGCGGCGTCCACCGCATCGGCATCGACGCCGCAGGCGACGACCGGGACGTGGATGCGCTCGTTCTCGTTGGCCGAGATCAGGGCGGCGATGTCCACGCGATAGTCGACCATCAGCAGGTCCGCGCCCTGCCCTCGCCGGAGCTGCTCCGTCGCCTGATCGCCGCGCTCGACGTGCTGGACCTTGGCGCCGTGCGCCATGGCCATTTTCACCGCCGTCGCCAGCTGTCCGCTGAGCCTGCCAACCACCAGAAGCCGCATGGGTCTTCTCCTCTAATCTCTACGCCGCGTCGCCGTCACTTTCCGCGCAATCCGCTGCGCGGCATTGCTTAAGCGCCACTGTCTTCCGTCTTGATGATTTCCGTCATGGTCACGCCCAGACGGTCTTCCACGACCACCACCTCGCCGCGGGCGACCAGACGGTTGTTGACGAAGATGTCGATGGCCTCGCCGACCTTGCGGTCCAGCTCCAGCACGCTGCCGCGGTTCAGCTTGAGCAGCTGGGCGACGGACATGTGGGCCTTGCCCAGAACGGCGGAGATGTTCACCGGCACGTCGAAGACCGGCGCCAGATCATGCGCCGACTTCTCGGTGACGTCCTCGTGAGCGGGGAAGCTGTTGTCCGAGGAAAACTCTTCCAGAGCCATGGTGTCGGTGGGCATCAGAACCTCCCGTCGTTCAGGGTTTCAGCGTGCCCGGCCTCGGCGGCCAAAGCGGAATTCAGGGCCTCGACCATGCGGCCGAAGGCGGCTTCAGGCTCGAAGTCGGCGCGACCGTCGGCCCACTCCAGGCGGAAGGCGGCGACAGGCAGACCCGGCTCGTCGCGGAAGGCCAGCACGCCCGAGAAGCCGGCGTCGGCGGCCATCTGTTGCAGGCGTTCGCGGGTCTCGTCGTTCAGGTCGCCGGTGCGGATGACCAGACGGGGCGAGGCGTCGATCTCCTGCCCCAACGTCTCCAGCGCGGCCTGCAGCGGAGCCTGCGGGAAACGATCCAGAGCCGAGGCGGCGACGACACGGGCGGCGCTCATGGCCAGCTCGGCGGCCTGTTCGCGGTGGGCCCGGGCGATCTGGGTCAGGGCCGGCGCGGCGGAGGCCAGCGCCTGACCGATCGAGGACAGGGCCATGGCCTGGATGCTGGCGACCTCGGCCAGGGCGCTTTCGCGCGCCTCCAGCGCCGCCTGGGCGACCATGGCCTCGACCTCCGCTTGCGTCCACGCATGCTTGACCGGACGCCAGGCGGAGGCGCGCACGACCTCGCCGCCCGCGTCGAACTCGGTGTCGAAGGAGAAGAGTTTTCTTTCGGCCTGAACGGTCATGTCAGTAGATCAACTCGTCATCGCCGCCCTGGCCGACCAGCATGATCTCGCCCTTGGCGGCGAGGTCCTTGGCGACCTGAACCATGGCCATCTGCGCCTGATCGACGTCTTTCAGACGGACCGGTCCCATCGATTCCATGTCCTCGCGCATGATCTTGGCCGCGCGCTCGGACATGTTGGAGAAGAACATCTCGCGCAGGGTCTCGGAGGCGCCCTTCATGGCCAGCGCCAGCGAGTCCTTCTCGACCGCGCGCAGCAGGGTCTGGACGCCGCCCGGATCAAGCTTGGACAGGTCCTCGAACACGAACATCAGGGCGCGG
Coding sequences within it:
- the fliN gene encoding flagellar motor switch protein FliN; this translates as MALEEFSSDNSFPAHEDVTEKSAHDLAPVFDVPVNISAVLGKAHMSVAQLLKLNRGSVLELDRKVGEAIDIFVNNRLVARGEVVVVEDRLGVTMTEIIKTEDSGA
- a CDS encoding flagellar assembly protein FlbE, which gives rise to MTVQAERKLFSFDTEFDAGGEVVRASAWRPVKHAWTQAEVEAMVAQAALEARESALAEVASIQAMALSSIGQALASAAPALTQIARAHREQAAELAMSAARVVAASALDRFPQAPLQAALETLGQEIDASPRLVIRTGDLNDETRERLQQMAADAGFSGVLAFRDEPGLPVAAFRLEWADGRADFEPEAAFGRMVEALNSALAAEAGHAETLNDGRF